The Caldibacillus debilis DSM 16016 genome includes a window with the following:
- a CDS encoding Ig-like domain-containing protein has product KVSTVGDNATKVTGKTEAGATVYVKAGSKQIGKGTANSKGDFSIKISKQKAGTTLTVYAVDKAGNKSKETKVKVVDKTPPPAPSVNKVTSKSKKVTGKTEKGATIYIYRGSKLIGKGTVSAKGTFSVAISAQKKGTVLKVYAIDKAGNRSTARTVKVY; this is encoded by the coding sequence CGAAAGTGAGCACGGTGGGTGACAACGCCACGAAAGTGACGGGAAAAACCGAAGCGGGCGCCACCGTCTATGTGAAGGCCGGCTCGAAACAAATCGGGAAGGGAACGGCCAACAGCAAAGGCGACTTCTCGATCAAAATTTCCAAGCAGAAGGCTGGTACGACGTTAACGGTTTACGCGGTGGACAAAGCGGGAAACAAGAGCAAAGAGACGAAAGTGAAGGTCGTCGACAAAACGCCTCCGCCCGCCCCGTCCGTGAACAAAGTGACATCCAAATCAAAAAAAGTGACCGGGAAAACGGAAAAAGGCGCGACCATTTACATTTATCGCGGCTCGAAGCTCATCGGCAAAGGCACCGTATCCGCGAAAGGCACCTTCAGCGTCGCCATTTCCGCCCAGAAAAAAGGCACGGTGCTGAAAGTGTACGCCATCGATAAAGCCGGGAACCGCAGCACCGCCCGGACGGTAAAAGTGTATTAG